The genomic region TACGCCGATCGGGAGGATGTGTTTGTGCAGCAGAAAGTTGTCGTTTTGGTCGAGAAACTTCTTTTGGATATCGACGGGTAGGAAGGGCACGTTCTGGTGGAAACCAGTGGCGCAGATGAGCAAATCGCACGCAAGCGTCGAGCCATCTTTGAGCACCGCCACCGGTCGACCCGAGGCATCCTTGGTGAgcaactcgatctcggcatcacGCTTGACACAAACCTTGCCAGCCTCGATGTTCTTGTACAGTCCTTCGGTGGAGAGTGAGATGGTACTGCGAGCGATCTCTTCGAAAGGACCTTCGGGGACGAGACCCAAGTGGTCGAGTTTGAGCTGACCGGTGACAACCCACTGTAACGAGTTGAGCATTGCATTGCGAATCATACGACCGGAACCAGAGTTGAACCATTTCTCGAAAGCCGATGGGGTGATGTACTCGAAGAGCGATTCACCGAGTCGTGTCAAGAGGAGGTATTGGTAAGGGATGCCACGGATCATTCGAGGCAACTTCCAGATCAAACGACGTGCAACGAGCGTGGTACTGTTGGCGCTGGCCGAGACGGCATTGGCGACATCGCATGAGCTCTTTCCAtagccgacgacgagcacgtTTTTATCTTGAACCGTCTTTGGATCCAGACCGAGATCGGAAGAGTGGCAAATGTGACCTCCGGCAGCTTTGAATTCGTCGATCCCTTTGTAGTCTGGGATCTTGCCTCGCGAAAAGGTACCGGTGGCAacgacgaggtgctcaAAGTGGTGGGATTGAGTGGTGGTGCCTTTCTTGGTGGTGATCTCCCAACCGTGTTGGGTAGGATGCGCGCGCTCTACGCGTGTGCCAAACTGCATGAGACGTCGCAGGTTGTGCTTGTCGGTATAAGCATCTAGGTAGTCTTGGActtgttgagctgcagGCCAGGTAGGATAGTGACGAGGCATGTCCATATCGGAAAGGCTGTAGGTCTCCTTGGAGTTTTGCGTAGCGAGACCGGGATAGCGACGCGCTTTGGACCAGACACCTCCGAGATCGTCGCATGCTTCGAACACGGTGACATCGTGACCGTACTGTTGGAGGTATTTGGCGGTCGAGATGCCGGCAAACCCAGCTCCTACAATGGCGACCTTCATATGTGCTGTATGCGTCTGTACGGTAATGGAAGCAGGGCGGGGTTGTGCAAAGATGAAGCCGAAGCACGTGGGTAAATGGGCAATGTTGAAGTTGGCAGCTTGAGGGACGAGGGACGAAGAACGAAGAACGAAGAACGAAGGACAAAGGACGAAGGACAAAGGGTGGACTAGCAGGGATGAGCGGCGGCTATATAGAATTGTGAATGCATTGGCCTATAGCTTGGCCAAGGAACGCAAAGGACCAAAGATAGGCGGAGGTGCGCGGACGCCGAGGCTGGAGGAAGAAACGAAAGGTGGGCAAGGTTGCAAGCGAGAGCGGAGAAGAGGCGAGGTCGACGGTCGAAATCGTCTTGCAAGGCGAGGCCGAGGATGCGACAAGGGTATGAGAGAAGGGCATAGAGGATAGGAATGCACACCGTACCAAGCCATACACGATAtagcaatcgtgaatgattcgtgattcattcatgattcgtgcATTGTCCGCGCACTCTGCCGGCCACGAGATCCGACGTCGCAGTCAACGCAAAGAAGCTGTGCTACGCAAAGCAGAAAGCAGAGAGCGCACCttgcttcacgcttgtaTTGAGGCGGGGAGGCGGGCTGGCGGGCTCATGTCACAGCCACAGCGCAGTACCAgacagagtcacgagttggaCAGCTTATCAGTTGCACTTTGTTCGAGATGCGCACCTGAGCAGTCTGTCTTGGCTTAGAGTAGTTGACACGACCCTTACACACGCGTTTTTGGTTTCGGCTCGTCTGCGCTCACTCTCGACgtctcactcgtgactcgtccGTGGTTGGTTGTGCCACATGATGAGCAGACTAACGTGTAACCTGCAACCCTTAACTTAGTAAGTGCGGGGAAGTGTGAGCTAAAAGCGCCAGAaaaaacacacacacagtCTAGGCTGATAAACACTCTCAGTCATCAGTTACTGGCCAATCACCGCACTCGcttttgttttttgttttttgttttttgttttctgttttttttttcgaTTTTTTTGGTCttctgctcgtgctgccgATAACGATGTAAGTCACTCGTGCCTCTCTGTCTTGCTTGCCCGTCCGCGCCGATCTTGTCAGATGAGAGCAATAGAAAAAGACGTTCGCTGTTCATCTCGtttcgagcttgttcaTACGATTCACTTTTTACTTTGATCTTGATCGGCTCGGTACGCATCGTTCCTTCCCGGTTCGGGTTACGCCGGTGCCGTTTCGGACGAGCTCGGTGCAGGCTCAGGTTCAGGTCCAAGTGGTGATTATGAGTACCATCGAGTTGCgcagctggtcaagctggGCTGAGCTGTGTGGACCGACCTAATTGAGCCAAGAAATGAAGGGTGGGCGACACGATACTTGACCTCCAGTGGAGCGTCATAGACGAGCTTCTTTGCACGTCCCAGCAGCGTCACGAGGACAGACGGTGCAGAAAACGGAAAACGGCGGCATGGACAAGCCTGTAGTGCATCCCATCTAGCGAAAGCCCGATAAGCAAATAGGAAAGGGTCTACCCCACGTCCGGCGGGCGTTGACCGAAGCATCGACTCTTGTCTGGGAATCACACATGTCAATGCGGTCACCGTTCCTCGAGAGATAAGTGAGCCAGCTTGCAGTTATTGTCAATGCCGGACGAAGCGCGACGGCCGTGCAAACAAGCCCGAACAAGCGACGCAAAGCGAACAAGTGAGCAAGCGAGAAAGCGAGAAAGCGAGAAAGCGAGAAAGCGAGAAAGCGATGCTTcggccaacgacgacagcCTGAGTAAGTAAGTGCTATCTTGCCTGtgtaaatcacgaataggcGTGGACAGGGTCCGCCCCGCGGACTTTCTgccaaccacgaatcgtgactACGATTTCTGCTTTTTTGCGTAGCTTCGCTTCGCCACAGCTGGCTCACCTCGATAACTCACACTGACTCGCCTCTTTCGGCTTGACAGCAGACTCGCAATGCGCTCTCCGATACCGCACTCATGCTTGCCTTCACGGTGTCAAACCTGAAGGACTGCCGTTCCCACACTCGCATATGAGATCTATCGGGCTCAACCCCAGCCGTCCATGCTGAAACTGATCCGAGTCTGCTTTGTTCGAGCCCCGTGACCGTGCTCTTTTCATCTAGCAACTGCTCATCAACCAATGACGCCTTGGTATGCCTTGGCCTGACGTGACAGAGAGGAgcatgaatcacgaatgaagcGAGTGACAAGGCGATCCAAGTTTTGGCATCAAGGAAGAAGGAAATGCTGTATAAATTAAAGAAAGAAAagcgatcgtgaatgataTCAtaccaatcacgaagcgTCGAGGGAATACCAAGAGCGAaagaatcatgaatcgtgaatgaatgAAGCAAAGTCTCTAGCACGGGCCAAGGCCGCTCGCAAGCGGACAAGGGCGCGATAAACAAGCTTGGCCCTGCCTAACTTGATCGCTCGTTCTGCAGCCGCggagattcgtgattgggtTAGCTGTGCCAGGACAAGGTCGACTGACGACTCAACTCCCCCAGCATTTTACTACGCctgacgagcagcgatggccTGGATGCTTTATTAGCGCTTGTCATTTCGCCATTGTCCATCCTTGTTATTCCCCTCGCCCAACTCGTTTAGCTAGTTGATTATCCTCGACAACACTACATCTACCTCGCAGCGAGCATACATTTGTCACCGCAAATCCTTTACGACAAAGCCTTTTAGCATGGCAGTCGTACGACCCAAAGTTGACTCGGACGGCAGCTGGCACTTTTTCGATGGAGCGCTCAAGACGTACTTTGTCTCCGAGACCAAGGACTCGTTTACCTCTGGACAGATCTTTCGAGCCAAAGACCCGCACTCGGGAGTAGGACGAAGCAGCACTGCTACGCCGCCTTATCATATCCATCTCTACCAAGCCGAGACGTTTGACGTAAAGCAAGGTACGCTCTGCTACCTTATCGACGGCAAAGAGGGAAAACTCGAGGCTGGACAAAAGGTCAACATCCCTCCTTACCGACCGCACACTTTCTGGTCGGATCCAGAGAGCGGCAAAGACCTGCATGTTCACATTACCGTTCGTGGCGGTCCTAACCCTGGGTACGTGTTCAAGCTTGCCATCTAGTTATCTGCACATCTACTCACATCTCTGTTGCTTCTGAATACAGCTTCGATGAAGACTTTGTACACAACTTTTACGGCTACCTCAGCTCACGCACCATGGCAGGAAAGGCTCCGAACCCCTTCCAGATGCTTCGACTTttggacgatgccgacgtgATCCTCGTACCTCCTCTGCCCTTCTCTGGCCTTCTGCGTTCGTTGGGACTGCTATGGCCGATTGGAAGGGCGATCAACATTGTATTTGGTCGCATCATTGGCGGCTGGATTCTAGGCTGCCCAACACGATTCAAGCAGTTTGACGACAAAGTGACAAAGTAAAATTCTCGCACAAGCCTTTTGTTGTTCTGCAGATTCGCATTGAATGCATGTAGGATGTCTGGCAGATCCGTGGTCTGTGGTGAGTTGCCCTCCACGATGGCTGCTTTGCACAGGCGAGAGGGCCCGATGTCAAGCATCCCGATccgatttacgattcacgatttgcgcGGTGAAGCCTTGAGACGCGTCACCAGTGTTAGACCTCTTCTCATTTTACGGATTCAGCGTATTCATGCTCGCCACGAGCCGCGAGCCCAGAAGGAGGTGATCTTCCtaaagtcacgagtgtcgacGCGGACCAAAACTCGGGATTTGGGATTTGGGATTtgggattcacgatttcacgattcacgattcgtttcgtgattcggatCCTTGGCTTTCggtcaagcgtgaagcaccGGTGACTTAAATTCTTGATTATGCTTTTCGCACGTGTCAAGCCCTTGAcactcaagactcacgactggacGAcgctcagtcacgagtggcgaGTTTGCAGTCATCACTCAAGATTGTGGGGTGGGTCAAACAAGAACCTACACAGCAATGCAGACAGAGCACAGACCATCAATCGATGCCCAAGCTCGGGGCGCGCAAGCAGAGACGCCGACGATCAGAGTAAAGCGGACAAGTGGAAATCGATGGTGTATACagcaagcgagcagcatcgtgaatgggtGACAGTGAGAACagcaagtcacgagttatGAGTCGTGGTTTGcgcgcttgctcttgatcgtcaCGGTGCACTGAGGAACAATCAAGAATGAAAAGGCAGGTTGATGAGGTGGATAGAAAGCGACATAGGTACGAGCGTGCGCATGCGTCTGTATAGATCCTCGAGATCGGCTTGGAGGAGCGTTGTAAGATgcaggcgctcaagaagaagcagcattcgtgattcacgattcactcTCGACTAAACtactcacgattcgtgactgtggtGAGTGTGATTGAACAGGTGTGTGGGTTTGTTCTCTCTGTCTGGTCACGGTTGGCTTGGAGGgtgcttgacgcttgccGCTGGTTTGAAATCAATCACACATatcgaaatcgtgaattaccaaaaaaaaaatcaatCATCactcgtcaatcacgaatgtttCCTGTGACTCTTTTCAAAATCAGGGTTTCGgcacaattcacgatttgtgatcAACTGCGGTTACGCACACCAACCCaactgtacagtacaggcacaagtcgtgagtcgtctcctttttcttttctttttcgTTTTTATTGGGTTTTCGAAGCCAGAacgtgtgtgtgtgtgtgtgtgtgttggAGTGTGCGAGTAAaagtgtgtgtgtgtgtgtgtgtgtgtgtgtgtctgtTGGTCGGTGGTTTGGAGAGTGGATTTGTGCCTGTCAAGTTTGTGAGGGCACCGTCGCTAGTTtgtcgattcacgattctgacTCCTccaccaatcacgaatacttGATCAACCAGCCAACCAACCCATCAACCAACCATCACGTTTGCCTTTTCCTGTCctctcttcttctttcaACCCAAACTAAGCTCTGTCGGATCCTTTTCTATCCTTTCTCATCTCTCCTTCAGCCGGAGGAATCGGATCAGATAGAGTAGAAGCCGAGTTCAAGTTGACGTTGCATCGAACATCTCCGCCACCAACGACCCTCTCCGTatctcctcctcctcttcctgcGTCAACCATCGGCAAGCTGCGCTAACAAGCCAGCGCTACTTTCCGatcgctcttcttctttcgcATGGACCCCTGCATTCAAATATAACCAAAATCTTCGCATTGTAGGTGCCTCCCTCTCTTTCTCGCATTCCACCACATCGCAACGCATCGCAACGCATCGCAACGCATCGCAACGCACGTTGACCAACACTCACCCTCTTTCCCACATTCCACTTTTCTCCTCTTGCGCACAGTCTCGTCCTATTGCATTACCTGTACAATTCTTGTAACACCACCTTTGCAAACCCCTTcccacacacacacccATATCACCAACGCATTAGACGATACCTTTTCTATTCAACTCTTTGCccgtcgtcgtcaagcCGCCAGTCTCATACTACGCCCTCGCATCCATCAACGAGGCAAGCATCTCGACTTCAGCATCGTTCCACCACAGCTTTCGTCTTGGGCTCCACCACAACGCGCTGCAAATCTCAGCTTGATTTGGCTCAAACAACATGCCGCGCAAAGAACAGGCCACCTCGGTTCTGGATGCCAGTCTCACCACTGCCGTCGAGTCCAATCCGGAttccatctcgctctccgAGTCGACTCCTTCCATATTGCCGGCGTCCGGTCCCGAAACTGCtgccacctcgtcttcgcaGTCACCTGTTCACTATCCagccgatgcagatgaggccaagctcgatgcggaCCATGCCTCGGAAGCCGACATCCAGGCTCGCATCGAGAAAAAGAGGTTAGAGCACGAAAAGCAGCGCGCCATGCACCAAAAGGccttcgagcagcagatggcCCTCTTGGAAAAGAAGCAGCgcgaagaagagcagaACCTCCTTTCCCAGCGATCCTCGTCCAACGCTGGCGCTGCCGCTTCTGCTCCCACCACCCCGCCCAACGAGGCTCTCACCCCCGATCCCAAGTCTGCTGTCGCACCCAATCTCAACAACGCCAAACCCCTCTCGCACCTCTATCAGTCCACGCCATcctctcgtcgtccatcCGCCGATGCACAGTGCTCGCCGGACCAACTCGCCTCGGCTGTCGGTGCCATGTCCATCACCGCCAAACCTGCTGTCGATGCGGCTGCCAAGGACAAGGGCGAAAACTTTACCCCTGTCTTCAGCGAGCAGTTTCTTtttgacgacgagctcgacaacgAAGACTCGGCTTTCGTCAAAAAGTACAACCTCAAGGCCAACGACGACCAGTTCCCCATCCTGGTGCAGCGCAACGCCGAAGCCCGCAACGCTTCACGTGGTGCCGACTGGCCAAGCTTCGGCGGTAGCAACGCCAACACcagcggtgctgctgatgcaTCGGCTGACGCAACTGGCGATACCACTTCATCCTCGTTGCGTGgctcgatcaagagcaAGTCGCCTCCCCCTGCTCCAGCGACGCCCAGCATGGCCGCTTCTTTTGGCACCAGTGCCGGTCGCCAGCCGAGCGCCTTCCCTCTGCCTTCGCCCTCGCCGCATCTCTCGCAGACGGGCCGATCGTCGCCTGCCATCAATGCTACTAC from Mycosarcoma maydis chromosome 9, whole genome shotgun sequence harbors:
- a CDS encoding uncharacterized protein (related to Dimethylaniline monooxygenase [N-oxide forming] 3); amino-acid sequence: MKVAIVGAGFAGISTAKYLQQYGHDVTVFEACDDLGGVWSKARRYPGLATQNSKETYSLSDMDMPRHYPTWPAAQQVQDYLDAYTDKHNLRRLMQFGTRVERAHPTQHGWEITTKKGTTTQSHHFEHLVVATGTFSRGKIPDYKGIDEFKAAGGHICHSSDLGLDPKTVQDKNVLVVGYGKSSCDVANAVSASANSTTLVARRLIWKLPRMIRGIPYQYLLLTRLGESLFEYITPSAFEKWFNSGSGRMIRNAMLNSLQWVVTGQLKLDHLGLVPEGPFEEIARSTISLSTEGLYKNIEAGKVCVKRDAEIELLTKDASGRPVAVLKDGSTLACDLLICATGFHQNVPFLPVDIQKKFLDQNDNFLLHKHILPIGVPNLTFNGYNSSLFCPTSSEAAALWISAHLAGLTHLPPEDEMLQAAKQKLAWLDARSNGKHAHGTNLVPFSLHSIDDTLKDVDLGLGTCATIRQWLLPVRPRDYAGLGARLGKRIHEANAAKLKH